From a region of the Fischerella sp. JS2 genome:
- a CDS encoding filamentous hemagglutinin, producing MLKKSFAFGLLAAGLMVAPGAALADVQSNQQNATQNGAAAGFGNTVVNQADQTAIQDITKIKNGVSCHGSYNAQISGQNLQQNGAAVGTANTVANVGSQAALQNATEIANGFHNCY from the coding sequence ATGTTGAAGAAGTCTTTTGCTTTCGGTTTACTCGCTGCTGGTTTGATGGTTGCTCCTGGTGCGGCTCTAGCAGATGTTCAAAGCAACCAACAAAACGCGACTCAAAATGGTGCTGCTGCCGGTTTTGGTAACACAGTAGTTAACCAAGCTGACCAAACAGCTATCCAAGATATCACCAAGATTAAGAATGGTGTTTCCTGTCACGGTAGCTACAATGCTCAAATTTCTGGTCAAAACTTGCAACAAAACGGTGCTGCTGTTGGTACTGCTAACACCGTTGCTAACGTTGGTAGCCAAGCTGCTCTACAAAACGCTACCGAGATTGCTAACGGTTTCCACAACTGCTACTAA
- a CDS encoding filamentous hemagglutinin has product MLKKSFAFGLLAAGLMIAPGAALADVQSSQQSTTQNGAAVGTANTIVNEATQTAVQGITKIKNGISCQATFNGQISDQNLSQNGAAVGVVNTVANVGGQLAQQTATEIANGITNCN; this is encoded by the coding sequence ATGTTGAAGAAGTCTTTTGCTTTCGGTTTACTAGCTGCTGGTTTGATGATTGCTCCTGGTGCTGCTTTAGCTGATGTTCAAAGCAGCCAACAAAGCACAACTCAAAATGGAGCTGCTGTTGGTACTGCTAATACCATTGTTAACGAAGCTACACAAACAGCTGTCCAAGGCATCACTAAAATTAAGAATGGTATTTCTTGCCAAGCTACCTTCAACGGTCAAATATCTGATCAGAACCTTTCCCAAAATGGAGCTGCTGTTGGTGTAGTTAATACTGTAGCAAACGTTGGTGGTCAACTGGCTCAACAAACCGCTACTGAGATTGCTAACGGCATAACCAACTGTAACTAA